The Nostoc cf. commune SO-36 genomic sequence CTGCTTGTCATCCCAACGAATACCGAGAGTTCGCCAGCAAAGCCGCTCATACCGGGAAGTGCTAGGGATGCCATCGCGGAGATTGTAAACAGGGCAAAGACTTTGGGCATGGCTTGACCAATACCGCCCATATCTTTCATTACCATTGTGTGGGTGCGATCGTAAGTAACACCTGCCAAGAAAAACAGCACTGATGCAATCAAACCATGCGAAATCATCTGCAACATCGCGCCGTTGATTCCCAAATCAGTGAACGACGCAATCCCAAGCAGCACAAACCCCATGTGAGAAATCGACGAATAAGCCAAACGCCGCTTCATATTCGTCTGAGCAAAGGAGTTCAATGCACCATAGATAATGTTGACAACACCCAGAATGGCTAAAACTGGTGCAAAGTAAATGTGTGCATCGGGAAGTAACTCAAGATTCAGGCGAATCAATCCGTATCCGCCCATCTTCAGCAATACACCAGCCAATATCATTGACACAGGAGAAGATGCTTCACCGTGAGCATCAGGCAACCAGGTGTGCATCGGGAAAACAGCAAGTTTGACACCAAATGCAACCAGTAAACCTGCATAAAGTAGCAGTTGTAGTCCCAGGGGATATTCCTTCTTGGCGAGGGCGGTTATATCAAATGTCATATCACCGCCGCCGTATAGCCCCATTGCCAGGGCTGCCACTAAAATAAATATAGAAGCTGCTGCGGTATACAACAAAAATTTCGTAGCCGCATAACGTCGCCTTTGCCCGCCCCAAATGCAGACTAGTAGGTAGACAGGGATTAGCTCTACTTCCCACATAATGAAAAATAGCAGCAAGTCTTTAGCAACGAACACCCCTACTTGTGCAGAATACAGCACCAGCATCAAAAAATAGAAGAGGCGAGGGCGGTGATCAACTTGCCAAGCTGAAAAAATCGAGAGTGTGGTGACAAATCCCGCTAGAAGCACAAGTGGCGCTGAAAGTCCATCGACTGATACCGCCCAGTTAAGACCCAACTGAGGCATCCAGGCATAACTTTCCACCATTTGAAAACTAGCACTGCTGGCATCATAATGTTTCCAAAAGGCGTAGCACATCAAGGCAAAGTCTGCAATACCTACACCCAGTGCATACCACCGCACGCGCTTGCCATCTTTATCAGGTAGCACAGGGATAAGCAGGGAAGCAACGAGTGGCAGCAAGACAATCGCGGTAAGCCAAGGAAATTGATCCGCTATCATGTATATGAGAATAAATACTTATTTGGGATGATGTCATTGTACTAAACTGTGTAACAATTTCTTCATAAGTATTTATCCCAGTTAACCATAAATATTTGTATTTGTCCGGGTTAACCGCTTTGACTCAAAGACAATTTACTTGAAAATGGCGACTGGGGACTGCGGAAGAAAGATTTTTAGTTGCTCACGGTACTAATCCAGCTCGCAAAGCACGGACGGCAGCCTGTGTCCGGTCAGCAACACAGAGTTTATTGAGAATACCTCGAACATGAGTTTTTACAGTACCAACTGTTAAATAGAGCCTTTTAGCAATTTCTGCATTGTCACAGCCAGCGACAATCAATTCTAAAACATCCATTTCTCTATGAGTTAAAGGATAGCTGACTATACTTTTCTCAGTATCTGGGTCAATACCTTCAATCAAGACTCGTTTTCCAGATGCCCCTCTGCTGCCATCGGGGAAATCTTGACGTATTTGTTGTAGTACAAGGTCTGCGATCGCAGGATCGATCCATGAGCTACCTGCATAAGTCGTTCGCACAGCCTCAACTAGTCTTTCAGTTTCGATATCCTTCATGCAATAAGAATCTGCACCTGCTGCAAATGCTGCTAAAACTGCCTGTTCGCTATTTTGCATCGTCAAAATTAGCAGCTTTGTGGTATAGTCCTCATTCTCTCCTTGATATTGTCTAAATGTGCGTGTTAGATCAATACCATCCATGTCAGGCAAACCGATGTCAATAGTAGCAACATCAGGCTTGAGACTTTTCAGAAGCTTAATGCCGTCAGCTGCATTGGCTGCTTCTCCAACAATGTTAAAGTCTGGCTGGGTTTGTAAAGCAGAGCGTAAGCCGATTCTTGTCAGGTTGTGATCTTCAATCACAAGGATCTTGATTTCACTCATAGTCACTTAACTTTACTTTTATTTATCTAAAGTACAGATTAAAATAATCTCGTTCTTCTATTCGGGATCTTATACACAAAACAATACGTTTGGTATTATTAGCTGAACTTCATCTACCTTTAGACATAAATAACCTTATCTCGTAAGCTTTTCTAAGGCAAGAGTTTTGATATAACAATATTCAACCATAAAATATTTTTATTGATCGTGCGTAAAACCCCGTCCGCTTGTCGGCGGGGATGTAAATACGGTTAATTAATACATTTAATAAATAAAATGCAAGTGTTTTTACTTAAAAATATGTTGAATTCAGAAAACTTTAAAGTAAAATGTGAATCCTTAATAATCTCAACGTTGGTGAAGTAAGCTATTACTAGATTTGCTAGGGATAGCCAAGCACTTCTTTTTTTATTTAGCCATGTCTTTAACTAAAACTGTCAAAAAAGATAAAATTCTTGTTGTCGATGATATTTTTGACAATCTACTGGTGTTAGAAGCAGTCCTAGAAGATGAGGACTATGAAATTCGCTTAGTGGAAGATAGCAAAATTGCTCTGGCTATGGTTGAAGAGTCACCGCCAGACTTAATTCTCTTAGATGTGATGATGCCGGAGATAGATGGGTATGAATTTACTCGACGCATCCGGCAGAATCCGGCGTTGCCATTTATCCCCATTCTGCTGCTCACGGCTCACTATGAGTCTAGTGTTGTGGAAGGACTCGATGCTGGTGCAGATGACTTTATTCGTAAACCATTCGACCCTGATGAATTACATGCACGAGTGCGATCGCTCTTGCGCCTCAAGCATAGTATCGACGAACGAGATCAAATGGCTAACCTGCGGGCAGATTTTGTCTCCCGTTTTACTCACGATTTACGCATACCACTAGTAGCCTCCAACCGCGTATTAAAATTATTGCTGGAAGGCAGGTTTTGCGATGTTTCGCCACAATTGCAAGAAATAATTG encodes the following:
- a CDS encoding NAD(P)H-quinone oxidoreductase subunit 4: MIADQFPWLTAIVLLPLVASLLIPVLPDKDGKRVRWYALGVGIADFALMCYAFWKHYDASSASFQMVESYAWMPQLGLNWAVSVDGLSAPLVLLAGFVTTLSIFSAWQVDHRPRLFYFLMLVLYSAQVGVFVAKDLLLFFIMWEVELIPVYLLVCIWGGQRRRYAATKFLLYTAAASIFILVAALAMGLYGGGDMTFDITALAKKEYPLGLQLLLYAGLLVAFGVKLAVFPMHTWLPDAHGEASSPVSMILAGVLLKMGGYGLIRLNLELLPDAHIYFAPVLAILGVVNIIYGALNSFAQTNMKRRLAYSSISHMGFVLLGIASFTDLGINGAMLQMISHGLIASVLFFLAGVTYDRTHTMVMKDMGGIGQAMPKVFALFTISAMASLALPGMSGFAGELSVFVGMTSSDVYSSTFCTVTVFLAAVGVILTPIYLLSMLREVFYGDGAALICDINNSGSENQEDEGTVCFGTDCFVPEDAVYDDARPREVFIAACFLLMIIGIGFYPKMAMQMYDVKTVAVNANLRQSYAIVSQTNPQIYAKGFLVPQISEVEAAPVLGTLK
- a CDS encoding sensor histidine kinase, encoding MSLTKTVKKDKILVVDDIFDNLLVLEAVLEDEDYEIRLVEDSKIALAMVEESPPDLILLDVMMPEIDGYEFTRRIRQNPALPFIPILLLTAHYESSVVEGLDAGADDFIRKPFDPDELHARVRSLLRLKHSIDERDQMANLRADFVSRFTHDLRIPLVASNRVLKLLLEGRFCDVSPQLQEIIDTMIGSNQDLLEMVNTLLEVYRHEAGCKTLKISPCNIQELVGEVSQELTPLAEEKGLTVNIDRGETPSTVMGDRLELRRVLTNLIGNAIKFTDKGSVDIHCYLTQVAVNIDIQDTGPGISKPDQAILFERFRQGKHQRSGSGLGLYLSRCIIEAHEGTIDITSEPGKGSTFTIRLPVAGEN
- a CDS encoding response regulator yields the protein MSEIKILVIEDHNLTRIGLRSALQTQPDFNIVGEAANAADGIKLLKSLKPDVATIDIGLPDMDGIDLTRTFRQYQGENEDYTTKLLILTMQNSEQAVLAAFAAGADSYCMKDIETERLVEAVRTTYAGSSWIDPAIADLVLQQIRQDFPDGSRGASGKRVLIEGIDPDTEKSIVSYPLTHREMDVLELIVAGCDNAEIAKRLYLTVGTVKTHVRGILNKLCVADRTQAAVRALRAGLVP